In the genome of Mucilaginibacter terrenus, one region contains:
- a CDS encoding FKBP-type peptidyl-prolyl cis-trans isomerase → MRKNLVIIALAAAGLASCKGGFKQAEGGLLYDIHTDKSGTNIKAGDFLNVNLVLKTEGDSVIYSTYEQGRPSPSVMPPNSKKGDIASGLLLLSEGDSATFKMNIDSVFKKGQPKPPGLKGKYLVYDIKVEKVIPRGSLTDVVFQGRISEYMKGQIEAVKKAEPARIKKYADDNKLKLQTTASGLQYQIDKPGSGPNIVAGDTAVVNYTGKLLNGKIFDTSVKEDAEKQAKDSKMPVDPRRQYQPIRIPVGEGKVIKGWDEGLQLLNKGAKATFIIPSGLAFGEQGAPPMIPALAPITFTLEVVDIVKANPNAPKTTAPQPPAMR, encoded by the coding sequence ATGAGAAAAAACTTAGTGATTATAGCGCTTGCTGCCGCTGGCCTGGCAAGCTGTAAAGGCGGATTTAAGCAGGCCGAAGGCGGGTTGCTTTACGATATACATACCGATAAGTCGGGCACCAACATTAAAGCAGGCGACTTTTTAAACGTGAACCTGGTACTTAAAACAGAAGGTGATTCTGTTATCTACAGCACCTACGAGCAAGGCCGTCCATCTCCAAGCGTTATGCCGCCAAATTCTAAAAAAGGTGATATTGCCAGCGGTTTATTACTGCTGAGTGAAGGCGACAGCGCTACCTTCAAAATGAATATCGACTCGGTATTCAAAAAGGGCCAGCCAAAGCCACCAGGCTTAAAAGGCAAATACCTGGTGTATGATATTAAAGTAGAAAAGGTGATTCCTCGCGGCAGCCTTACTGATGTTGTTTTCCAGGGCAGAATATCTGAGTATATGAAAGGCCAGATTGAAGCAGTTAAGAAAGCTGAACCTGCCAGAATTAAAAAGTATGCAGATGACAACAAGCTTAAACTGCAAACTACAGCATCTGGTTTACAATACCAGATAGACAAGCCGGGATCAGGCCCTAACATTGTTGCCGGCGATACTGCCGTTGTAAATTACACAGGCAAATTGCTTAACGGGAAAATTTTTGATACCAGCGTTAAAGAAGATGCTGAGAAACAAGCTAAAGACAGCAAAATGCCGGTTGACCCGCGTCGCCAATACCAGCCAATCCGTATCCCGGTAGGTGAGGGCAAAGTTATTAAAGGCTGGGACGAAGGCTTGCAGCTGCTGAACAAGGGAGCAAAGGCTACTTTTATTATTCCGTCAGGTCTTGCTTTTGGCGAGCAGGGCGCTCCGCCGATGATTCCAGCGCTTGCGCCAATCACT
- a CDS encoding DHH family phosphoesterase: MLDLASLKELLAQPQKIVITTHHKPDGDAMGSSLGLYNYLVQLGHHAKVIAPTDYPDFLSWMPGNEEVIIYTENTEEAALLVAEAAIIFCLDFNHLSRINQLGELVGASKAYKVMIDHHLEPQDFDDYRCWNINACATAQLVYGFIINELGYKEYINKDVASCLYAGILTDSASFRLPNTTAEVHRIVADLIDAGAVNWRIHDLIYNSSSENRLRFLGYCLANKLEILPEYNTAIIYVSKADIQQFNVNTGDTEGIVNYALSIASIRLAAFIVERKDMVKLSLRSKGEFPANEICKKYFSGGGHRNASGGQSNKSLDEVVAEFKSILPEYKKLLIQ; this comes from the coding sequence ATGTTGGATTTAGCCTCGCTTAAAGAACTTTTAGCCCAGCCCCAAAAAATAGTTATCACCACCCATCATAAACCTGATGGAGATGCTATGGGTTCGTCATTAGGATTGTACAATTACCTGGTACAGCTTGGCCACCATGCGAAGGTTATTGCCCCTACCGATTACCCCGACTTTTTAAGTTGGATGCCCGGTAATGAAGAGGTGATCATCTATACGGAAAATACCGAAGAGGCAGCGTTACTGGTTGCCGAAGCTGCCATTATTTTTTGCCTTGACTTTAATCACCTTAGCCGCATCAATCAATTGGGCGAACTGGTGGGCGCAAGCAAAGCTTACAAGGTAATGATAGACCATCATCTGGAGCCGCAGGATTTTGATGATTACCGCTGCTGGAACATAAACGCATGTGCTACCGCACAACTGGTTTACGGGTTTATTATTAACGAGCTTGGCTATAAAGAGTACATCAACAAAGACGTTGCTAGTTGCCTTTATGCCGGCATTTTAACCGATTCGGCTTCGTTCAGGTTGCCCAACACCACTGCAGAGGTGCACCGCATAGTAGCCGACTTGATAGATGCAGGCGCGGTTAACTGGCGCATACACGATCTTATTTATAATAGCTCATCAGAAAACAGGTTGCGCTTCCTTGGCTACTGCTTGGCAAATAAGCTTGAAATATTACCTGAATACAATACTGCCATTATTTACGTTAGTAAAGCCGACATACAACAGTTTAACGTAAACACCGGCGATACAGAAGGTATTGTTAATTACGCGCTTTCTATTGCCAGCATAAGGCTTGCTGCTTTCATTGTGGAGCGGAAAGATATGGTAAAGCTTTCGCTGCGTTCTAAGGGAGAGTTTCCGGCTAATGAAATATGCAAGAAATACTTCAGCGGTGGCGGTCACCGCAACGCGTCGGGCGGGCAATCAAACAAAAGCCTTGACGAGGTCGTGGCAGAATTTAAATCGATACTACCAGAATATAAAAAACTATTAATACAGTAA
- a CDS encoding nucleoside-diphosphate kinase, whose protein sequence is MKTNRTFTMIKPDAVANGHIGAILDKITKAGFKIIALKYTALTKEKAGEFYAVHQERGFFNDLVSFMTSGPIVAAILEKENAVADFRTLIGATDPTKADEGTIRNLFAKSIEANAVHGSDSDENAEIEGNFFFNGFERF, encoded by the coding sequence ATGAAAACGAACAGAACATTTACAATGATAAAGCCTGATGCTGTTGCAAACGGGCATATCGGCGCAATTTTAGACAAGATAACCAAAGCTGGTTTTAAAATTATAGCCCTTAAATATACCGCTCTTACAAAAGAAAAAGCAGGCGAATTTTACGCAGTGCACCAGGAACGCGGCTTTTTTAATGATCTGGTAAGCTTCATGACTTCAGGCCCGATTGTAGCTGCTATTCTCGAAAAAGAAAATGCTGTAGCTGATTTCCGTACGCTTATTGGCGCTACTGACCCTACTAAGGCTGATGAAGGTACTATACGTAACCTGTTTGCAAAATCAATAGAAGCAAATGCTGTACACGGATCAGATTCTGACGAAAATGCCGAAATAGAAGGCAACTTTTTCTTTAACGGATTCGAAAGGTTCTAG
- a CDS encoding DUF721 domain-containing protein, translating to MRKTNDKSIKEAIEQMLNVYKLKRRYDETGITTLWPKLVGKAVANRTKEIYIRDKKLFVRMESSVIKNELVMMRTQIIAGINEEAKTQLVEEIIFL from the coding sequence ATGCGTAAAACAAACGACAAATCCATTAAAGAAGCTATTGAGCAGATGCTTAATGTTTACAAGCTGAAGCGCCGGTACGATGAAACAGGAATAACCACTTTATGGCCAAAGCTGGTTGGGAAAGCGGTTGCCAACCGTACAAAAGAAATTTATATACGTGATAAAAAGCTTTTTGTAAGAATGGAATCAAGCGTAATTAAAAACGAATTGGTTATGATGCGCACACAAATAATCGCCGGCATTAACGAGGAAGCCAAAACCCAATTGGTAGAGGAAATTATTTTTCTCTAA
- the recF gene encoding DNA replication/repair protein RecF (All proteins in this family for which functions are known are DNA-binding proteins that assist the filamentation of RecA onto DNA for the initiation of recombination or recombinational repair.) → MHLQQLSFLNFKNYTEAGITLSEGVNAFVGNNGAGKTNLLDAVHYLSLCKSYFNPIDSQQIKQGADFFMINGVFVKNGQKEVVACSIKRNQKKQFKRNKKDYQRLADHIGLLPLVMVSPYDISIIIEGSEERRKFIDNVISQTDNQYLDELIAYNRVLLNRNTLLKQISDTGRYDPDLMAVLDEQLALSGTRIFEKRRGFMEVFTPIFNQHYNFISDGAEEVELVYESQLLKDKLEVLLNKNLERDRILERTTAGIHKDDLSFNIHTLPMKKFGSQGQQKSFLIALKLAQYTFLTQKNGFKPLLLLDDIFDKLDEGRVTKLMQMVSNNDFGQVLITDTSVARVEGIFKAIDVEVQLFKVAGGNIDA, encoded by the coding sequence ATGCATTTGCAGCAGCTATCCTTTTTAAATTTCAAGAACTATACCGAAGCGGGCATTACACTAAGTGAAGGCGTTAACGCTTTTGTAGGTAACAATGGCGCAGGTAAAACCAACCTGCTGGATGCCGTGCATTATCTGTCGCTGTGTAAAAGTTATTTCAATCCAATTGATAGCCAACAGATTAAGCAGGGTGCTGACTTCTTTATGATTAACGGCGTATTTGTTAAAAACGGTCAAAAAGAAGTAGTTGCCTGCAGTATTAAGCGTAACCAAAAAAAGCAGTTCAAGCGCAACAAAAAGGACTACCAGCGGCTAGCGGATCATATTGGTCTATTGCCCCTGGTGATGGTTTCTCCTTACGATATCAGCATTATTATAGAAGGAAGCGAAGAGCGGCGTAAGTTTATAGATAATGTAATCTCTCAAACCGATAACCAATACCTGGATGAGCTGATCGCTTACAACCGTGTGCTGCTAAACCGCAATACCCTGTTGAAGCAAATTTCGGATACCGGCCGTTACGACCCCGACCTGATGGCTGTGCTTGATGAGCAGCTTGCTTTATCGGGCACGCGGATATTTGAAAAGCGACGTGGGTTTATGGAAGTGTTCACGCCTATATTTAACCAGCATTACAATTTTATAAGCGATGGCGCTGAAGAAGTGGAGCTTGTTTACGAATCGCAACTGCTGAAAGACAAGCTGGAAGTTCTGCTAAATAAAAACCTGGAGCGCGACAGGATACTAGAGCGTACCACGGCAGGTATTCATAAAGATGATTTGAGCTTTAACATACATACACTGCCGATGAAGAAGTTTGGGTCGCAAGGGCAGCAAAAATCCTTTTTAATTGCACTTAAACTGGCACAATACACCTTTTTAACACAAAAGAATGGGTTTAAGCCGTTGCTTTTACTTGATGATATTTTTGACAAGCTGGATGAAGGCCGTGTTACAAAATTAATGCAAATGGTGAGCAATAATGATTTTGGGCAGGTATTAATAACCGACACCAGCGTAGCTCGGGTGGAGGGTATTTTTAAGGCGATTGACGTTGAGGTGCAGTTATTTAAAGTAGCCGGAGGAAATATTGATGCGTAA